The proteins below are encoded in one region of Vespula pensylvanica isolate Volc-1 chromosome 4, ASM1446617v1, whole genome shotgun sequence:
- the LOC122628787 gene encoding coenzyme Q-binding protein COQ10 homolog B, mitochondrial: MYRHILAIEQRILQCKHNYVKVSIKNVAQQSGKLKEYEGRKLIGFSMEQIYTVVADVENYKKFVPFCKKSDIIYKKENFLKANLVIGFPPLTESYTSEVSMVPSRLVKADCTDGILFDHLKTLWIFSPGLKNNANTCVIDFSLSFEFKSIIHSHMSNLFFNEIVRQMENAFVQEAERRYGKPCLKTVRLER; the protein is encoded by the exons atgtatag GCATATTCTCGCGATCGAACAACGTATTTTACAATGTAAACATAATTACGTAAAAGTCAGCATTAAAAATGTGGCGCAGCAGTCTGGCAAATTGAAAGAATATGAAGGTCGGAAACTTATCGG GTTTTCAATGGAACAAATTTACACTGTGGTAGCAGATGTAgagaattataagaaatttgtaCCTTTTTGTAAGAAGTCagacattatttataaaaaagaaaattttctcaaaGCTAATCTAGTTATAGGATTTCCTCCGCTTACTGAAAGCTATACTTCTGAAGTATCAATGGTACCTTCTCGTCTTGTTAAAGCAGATTGTACTGATGGTATATTATTTGATCATTTGAAAACATTATGGATTTTTAGTCCaggtttaaaaaataatgcaaataCATGTgtaatagatttttctttatcatttgaATTTAAGTCAATCATTCATTCTCATATgtctaatttgttttttaatgaaattgtaaGACAAATGGAAAATGCTTTTGTTCAAGAGGCAGAAAGGAGATATGGTAAACCATGCTTGAAAACAGTACGATTAGAAAGATGA